The Manis javanica isolate MJ-LG chromosome 13, MJ_LKY, whole genome shotgun sequence region AGAGGGAGATTACCGAGGCATTTTAGTCCCAAGGCGGGTCAAATGATAATTGCTTCTAATTGGCATCCCCAGCAGTCCCTTAATTATTTATCTGCACCTGCCACTCAAAGAGGAAAATTTTTACTACGTCTGGAAAATTGGTTTTCCTTCAATATTCTTAATCCTGATAGTACAAACCAAAGCGTGAAGtcagcaagagaaaaatacttACAGAACCTTTGCTTGCAGAGTGTCTTCTAAATTAAAGTGTTGTCGTGTCATGTTAAAAAATGAGATCTGTAAAACAGAAGCTGTCAAGTGAAAGGCGAAACCACTTGAGAAGGAATAGGGATGAGAGGGACAGCTAATTCAGAAATAAGATTCAGAGTGAGAAGGTGAGGTAACAAGATCCTGGGTGTGTACAACTTTTCTGAAATGGAAGAGAACAACTAACAGGAACCTGGAGAATTTGAGAGAACAGACAGAAGCATACATAGTCTACCAGAATTGTGAAGAGAAACGTATGCAAACTAGAAAGagtcataaaaataataagtgaCAAAATAATGGTTTGCTGGAACTTTCAACGTAGTAAACCCATTAGTAAACTCAGAGTGGATCATAGCTCTTAGAGGTTGAAGCTTCATTGGGAAGCTGAAAGGTGCCTCCAGTTTCATCTACTGAGTAAAACATTTCCCTAGTAGTTCATCTAATTTAAATTTTCCTATCATTGGCATATTTAATTtgggcctttttttaaaaaagatgagtATACAAAACAttaaatctgttatttttttcatgttctgaAATACGACTAAGTGAAGTTTTGAAACAGCAAGTTAACGTCTGTTTAAAGATTGTGTCTAGGGACAGGTTTAACCTGTGATGACTATATAATCTGTCTGATAGTGGTGCCAAACTTGGCCCTTATTTTACAATTGCTTTGCTTTGTTCAGTGTATCTgatggagagaggaggagggatgcTATTCCGTGTTAGGTGACTTTGAAGCAACATTTACAAGTGGAATTAGGAAATACTAGTTAGTGTCTAACTTCTTACCCAGATGGCCCCTAACTTTTTCACTGGTAGACTCAAAGTTGAAGGatgtttttgccaatgttttggCATCCGAATtactcattaaaattaaaagaaaacaaaaaagcatcatTCTTACCTGAAAAGAGATATAAGAGCTGAAAGCAAAGTATATTAAGAGACAAGcataattaggaataaaatacCGGCCTGAACTATAAAATCACTCTGAATATTTAATAGATGCCATCAAATACCCAGAAGAAACCATTGTTATGCTAATACAGCACCTGACTTACTCTTCCTATTTCATAGGCAAAGTACTAGCTCTGTAATTAGATCGAATTCTCCAACAACAGCATCTCAGATTAtggcaagaaagaaaaggagaggggtatgtgattttttttttctttttatttcatgtaatccAGCCTGAAGTGTAACAGTTTGTACTTTTCCATTATGagtaatttttatcatttgtgtAATTATAAACTTTTGTTATTATATTGCTTTCTTTGGGATAGATAATAGAGAAAAGGCGTCGAGATCGGATAAATAACAGTTTATCTGAGTTGAGACGACTGGTGCCAACCGCTTTTGAAAAGCAAGTAAGCTACCCTCATCCTTGACCACCCCCCaccaaaaagcttaaaaaatgTGATTCTCTCATCTGGGAATGTGGGTTCTTGTTAAAGCTCATTAAAATAATGGTATATGTGCTCTGATCTGGCACAAAGCAGCTATTTCAATAAAATGCTTTGTTGTGGCAAAACTATTAAAAACATAATCCATCATGAAGttgaaaaacatttccattcttCAGCTTATTTTGCCCTTAAGGGTAACAGTGTTCAtgctttctctgttctttctatGAATACCAGTAGTGGTTTTGTTTAAAACCAAGCTATACGtagtattcttaaaaaaaaaaaaaaggtatatgtgaaatttcatttttgtctcaaactatttttttaaagtgagctttttattttaaaagtaactaaaGCCCAGAAAGTAGTCTCTAGttctattttctaaaaaataattataataaaatttatttgtgaagctacttggtttcatttttaataCCTGAGTTAACAGAATGATGTTCAACTTGTGCTTATCTTTTTGGAAGTTTCGTAAAAATCAAACTAACCATAAATCCCTCTTTTCAGAATTCAAATTATCTAGTGGTTTTGTACACTTAGAAAAGGTTTTGTACACTTAGAAAAGCAGGAAACCAAATGTTTTAAgtctttctttgtcattttggAAAAGTTGTGTTTCTCCTCCTACCACGATGTCTAAAGGCACAGATTTCTAAAAGCACCCTCAAAAAATACAGCTTCATACCCTTGTTGAAAATACTTCCAATTCAAATATGGTATAAAAGAGCAGTTGtttgtttattctattttattgctTACTTCATGAATCACAAACATAAAGCAAGCCCTACCCAAGCCCTTAGAAATTATCCACCAACTGCAATTTTATTAGTCACTTTCACTGAAACTACTATACATCTTCATGGAAAAGTTGAACAATGACAGAATTCAAAATGTAATATGCCACTGATTATacattttttagagaaaaaacCCACATTCTATACGCTGCAACTGTTTTTGATAATCTAAATGCAATATGGAAAGTATAGTTTTGATTAGGAGCGTTTTTCAGTGACAATAGGTGGAAAGTGAAAATATCACTAATCAATGATGTTTTGTTTTGAGTACGGAAATGTCTAAAGTTAGGAGGAACAGTTTGGtgactttttatttcccttggtttgttagatttttttttctttaatatctacTTAATACTTAAAAGCGAAACTCAATTGTTTGGCAGTTAGTTACCACGAACACAGGCTTTCCCTGTGTGGGTAACTTTCCTACCAACCCTAGTGAGCTGGCCCTCTCACAGTATGATTAGAAGAGGGTGCATTCGAGCAGTTTAAATAACTCTGGCATTCTCACCATGTACTTGGGTGCTGAGAATTTTTACGAAACAAGTAAAGCATAGGAACCTGAaataaacttcagtttccttttcaaaAGAACATACTGATTTAATTATTTAGCTCTTCCAGGAAATTAGAAGTCACCCACTACCCCCTAAGACTGTTTGAGGTGGTACATTAATATTCTAATTGGTTTCCAGAGGTTGCCTTGTTTTAAAAAGGgcagacataaaaatatattcccaAGGCAATTTTATTAAGAACTATTTTTAAGGGTTCAAATATCCTTAAAAGTGTTATCTGATGCTTACTAGATAAGCAGTAAGTTGGACTTTCTTGTTTATGATTTTGGAATTCACAGTGACACCTGCTGGTaatttttttggggaaaaatccTTTAaagtcccttttttatttttggttctgCTTACCAGTGATATAGCATGAATTACCTCAAAGgcttattaaaattttctatttttggaaaaatctACTTCTAACAATAATTTGCTAAGATCCTATCTCCTTAGCCTCCAAAGTTGGATTTAATTAATCAAGACTTCAGCATAATGGACTATTGGATGTTCCCTAATAAAGTATATTATTAACCACAGTAGAGATTGGATGCAAAGTTTAAGATTTTTACAACTGTAGTAGTTCTGTGGGAGTGATTGTAGGAGTATAATTATTCTTATAATTGGAAAATTCATTATGCCTTTTAGTCTTTAAAAGCTAAAATAGCCAGTATCTGTCATTAGGTGTAACATAATAGTGTTTTCCTGTCAAATTTGGAAAGAATTCagttactttaattaaaaaagtaaaacttaaaactttCTAGTGAGACAGAAAATTGAAAATtcagtttaaaatgtttcaaattagTTTCCGTGGGGCTTATAagacttcattatttatttattcagggaTCTGCAAAATTAGAAAAAGCTGAAATATTGCAAATGACAGTGGATCATCTGAAGATGCTTCAGGCAACCGGGGGTAAAGGTAAGTAGGAGACTTTTATTTTTCCCCCCTTTcaacctttttcttttcattttttacccCCAAGATTATAGGAAAGTTATAGTTGAACAGTTCTCTATCAAGCTAAGATAGGTTGCCAATAAAGCCGTGGAAATCAATGCTAATGGCAGGATTGAACTCGTGGGAAAGAACTTCTGGAACAAAAGAAGCACTTGACCCTGAGCTTGTGTTTGCTTTCATAATACTGCGGGAGGAAGGCTTCATTCACAGCAGCCTAGTCAGAGGTTTGTTTGGGACTTCAGAAGCACATGCTGGGATCTGTacagaaagacaaaacaaacacaaacacccAAACATAAACAGGAGGTTAGAGGcaatctttttctcttcctctttcccttcccctgaGCCCTTCCCCCCATTCAGTCAGAGGTAGGACTCAATATAATGCAGCTATTCCAAAGGAAGTAACTATGATCATTTTCACTGTGTATTGATATTTTGGTTGGTCTGAGATTTAGACCAGACAGAGCATTTGAAGTACAGGTAGTGACTCTCTGTACTGGAAACCATTGATGGAGCAGAGTCGTTCTTACGGAGAGCAGACAGGAGCACGTGCCTACGCCTAGTGCCCTGGATAGGTGTCTTCAGTACTGGATAGTGATTTAAGGAAGAATCGTCTAGAGGGTCAGGGACAGACCCACACCAACATGCTAAAAATAGGCTTGAGATTCTGAAAGCTGTAATAGCCATTCAGATTTCATTATTCCCTCTTTTCACAGCCACTGAGATTGGATCTTGTGCTTTTGTATCTTTTTCACCCTTCATGCAGGCCTTTGTTAATCATCCTAGCGAAGGGTGGTACTCAGTATATTTGACAGCTAGGTAAGGAGACAGTACCAGGAGAGGCTAAGTGCTGCGACGACACCCTGCAGGCTTCTCTGTGCTCAGCGTTAGTGTTCTGCTGCATCATAGCAGAGTTTGCCCTAGATCAGGGCATGGGCAAGGCATTGAAAGGAAGTAGCTGTTTACTAATTGCTATGGAAGAATTTTAGTATTTAACTCCAGGATGGCATACTATTCAGCACCTGTGGAATATCGGCCCTGACCCTCACTCTTCTACCTGTGTCAGGTCAGAAGTGATCATTGTAAAGGGAAACCCACATGGTATAACTTAACCTTAGTTGCACCTTCTCAAAAAACCATCCTGAGTGAGTATGGAATTGTGATTTTCACTCATTAAAATATAGCATTCAGTGTAGGATGCAAACATTCTTATGTAATAGCAGAGAGAACTGGATGAAATCATAGAAGCTGAGGATCCAGCCCAGCTTGGCCACTCTCTCACCTTTTACCCAAGTCAAAGTGCTGCACTGAGGTCTATATTATCACTCTGAGGTCTGATGGCCCCTCCAGTCCCATGATTTCATCCGTACACCTGCCAGCTCAGGATATTAGGAGACTGACTGAGTTAGTTATGGTGCAAGAAAATTGTTTGATTGCTTTACTTCTTGGCATTGTTAGCCCCAAGGCTAAGTGTTCTTATCAGGGTTTCACATATTTGGCATCAGCTGTACTTCTAAAGAGAAATATAGCTCATATGCCTTATTATAAAAACTAAGTTCCATCTCAGTTGCTATTCCTGGCTACCTGAACAGTCCTAAAATTAGTCTCAGAATATTTTTAAGCAGACATTTCCAAGCAAGCTTCACACAAGTCATCATCGCCTGACTGCTAGGTTATTACAGAGGTCATCATGCAAGAGAATGTGAAGGCCTTGAAGAAGGGGTGGGCAGTATAGGACCAACACCTGCTATGGGGCCTTATACTATAGTGGTGAAGGGTGTAGAGTCTGTAGTTCAACTGCCAGTTTCaagtcttggctctgccatttattagctctGTGACCCTAGATAAATTACTAAGCCTTCTTGAGCCCCAgtatcctcatttataaaatgaggacagtGATAGTGTCCACCTCACAAGTTTATAAGTTTATTCCCTTAAAGCCATAGAGCAGTGATGGTACAGAGGAAGTGGCATGAACCCAAGTGCTGTTATTTTTGGCCCAAGATCCATTCACAGAAGACAGCAGCTCGTTATCGCTTCCCTGTGCATACAGCAGTGTAATAGGTATTACATGATTTATATTCCATAGTATGCAACAGAAGACTCAGCCTTATACAATGACATAAATAGTTAGCAAACCACAAATTTCAATTACTTGGTGCTCACTCATGAAAATCCTTGGAAACTCCTGGATTTCCAATTCTGTTGGTCTATTATTTACAATCTTAGTATTGCAGTAGTTTCTAGAGAGGATTTAGTAGAGCAACGTAAATTTCTAAATCCCTCTAGGATTATAGACCCTGTCTTCTCTGGTGGTTACCTGTGTCCTCCTCTCATGAAAGTCAGAAGCCTGCAAAGCCCCACAGAGAACCCTGAGGACTGTTATGTGGAATCTTTCTTTGGAGgcatctttttcaggaagagctTTCTCTCCTAATCCCAGGGGACCTGTTGCTAATTATGCTGAAGTCCAGGGATGGTAACAGTTTTTGTTCCTCAACTTCTACACTTCATGATATTCTCTTAccagctttgtgctgttgttgctTGTTGAATGGTATATATTTTTGCTCCAGTGTTTTTTGACTTCGAAATTTCTGCTGGAATTCTAGCTTTTGGACTTTGAATATTGTGACTGCTGTTTTTCAGAGTGCTTTGATCACAGAATAAGATAGTCTAATTTTTaacagatgataaatgaaacaggtAATGCTTTGATctgtaaaaacataaaaaagataatGTGTAAATACCTTAGATTAAAATAACCTTGTTTGAACATgatatttttgctttatgtacACCCACATCCCCAAACTGAGTACACTTAACTTTTAATGtgaaaattgcttttaaaatcagTTGGAAATGTGACAGAATCTGAAAAGGACAAGTTTGTACAAATTAGAAGCCAGCCATTCAAAGTGGTGAGATTTCCCAAATGTCTGATTATTATTTTATACCCTAAATTAGCACTGATTAATAATCAGAcattactattttctattttaatgtatTCTCATTGGATAAAAAAGGTTCTTATAAATGTGACTCAGCTCCAACCATTTTTATGGCAGTAACGTTAGGTATGAGGGTTCATACATACACACTGACAAAATTGATACACATGTTTTCTTGGGTGGATGCCAGGAAAAGGCAAGCTAACCAATGAAGGAAATTTATTCAGAACTTAAGAAAACTTAGTTGTAGAAATCTCTTATGAGTAAAGTAGTCTTATATGACAGAAAAAtaagatgtttatttttataaatatctatgtttactgctgcattattatatctatgtttattgctgcattttttataatagccaagatacggaagcaactaAAATGCCCATAAGTAGATgaaatgataaagaagatgtggtacatatacacaatagaatattattatgccataaaaaagaaagaaatcctgccatttgcaacaacatggatggacctagagggaattatgctcagtgaataagccagatggagaatatgccatatgatttcacttatttgtggaatataaaaacaaaacaaaatgaacaaaatagcagtagattcataaaaacactgagaagtgactcatgtttaccatgggggagggaggtAAAAGGGTAcacaaattctcaatcatagtataagttggtcacagggatggtagaacagcatggagaatagagccagtgattctgtaacatcttcctatgttgacaaatagttaactgcactagtaggggtgaggatttagtaatatgggtaactgttgaaccactgtttgaACCACTGTGGTTTTACATACTTAAAACCAATACAAGGTTATATGTCAAtgatatgtcaataaaaaaactaagttaaagaaaataacaattttcATATTAGTagccaatattttaaaaaatcattgttttaatttttttcatacaaaGCAATGACAAGATGTTTTCACTTTGTTCATAAGAAACACTGAGAGTCAAGaaacatttatgaatttattaagAGACTGTAgcacatttttaaagaaggtcCTCAAGCTGCTAAGATGTACTTCACGTGTCTGCTACAACTGCTCAAAGAGTTAGGGTGTCTCAGATAAGCCTTTGACTCTCCAATACatgtgacagagacagagagactggCCCTCTGTATTAACTGTGAAAAAGTTTAGTAGGGCATTTCACCATCTACATACAAAGGGagaaacaccttttttttttctggaagtgtTTGAAACATGgatgttcttagtttttttccccactgtgaTGTGTGGTTGCAAGAACAACTTAGTATACATAGCATTACTAGAGTTGCTACACATATGAATTGCAAAGTATACTTTATTCTATAAAAATTACAACTGCAAGTACCTGGCAATGTGTTCAGAAAGGATGGTCATTGGACCTAAATCTCACGAAGGGCAGAGTGGGACATGGTTGTTGGGTACTCTGACTAACTGTACTGttttctccctcactctctctCCGGTCGCCCACCTTGCTAAAACCCCCATTTAGGCTACTTTGACGCACATGCTCTTGCCATGGATTTCATGAGCATTGGATTCCGAGAGTGCTTAACAGAAGTGGCACGGTACCTGAGCTCCGTGGAAGGCCTGGACTCCTCCGACCCCTTGCGGGTGCGACTGGTCTCGCATCTCAGCACGTGTGCCTCGCAGCGGGAGGCGGCGGCCATGACGTCCTCTCtggcccaccaccaccacccgctACACCCGCACCACTGGGCGGCGGCCTTCCACCACCTTCCCGCAGCCCTGCTCCAGCCCAATGGACTCCACGCCTCCGAGTCAGTGCCTTGTCGCCTCTCCACAACTTCAGAAGTGCCTCCTGCCCATGGGTCCACTCTCCTCACCGCCACATTTGCCCATACAGATTCTGCCCTTCGGATGCCATCAACAGGCAGTGTCACCCCCTGCGTGCCACCACTCTCCACCTCTCTCTTGTCGCTCTCAGCCACTGTCCACGCAGCAGCGGCCGCAGCCACTGCAGCCGCACACAGCTTCCCTCTGTCCTTTGCGGGGGCGTTCCCCATGCTCCCGCCAAGTGCTGCAGCCGCGGTGGCAGCCGCTACGGCCATCAGCCCACCCTTATCCGTATCAGCCACGTCCAGTCCTCAGCAGACAAGCAGTGGAACAAACAGTAAACCTTACCGACCCTGGGGGACAGAAGTGGGAGCTTTTTAAGTTTTCACTGACTTTTTGCAATAGTACCTGAATGCCCTTCATTTCAAAGTCAGCTTAAAACTTCTGCACCCTGAAAGTAGCCATGTAGATGTCCACAGATCCACAAAGGAACAATAAAGCTATTTGAGACATAAACCTCACAAGTGGAGATATGgtatcttttttctcttgtatTGTTTAAGGCAGCTTGGTAATTGACATCAGCAACTTCTGAAATCTTCACGCTTGTCTCCATTTAGAAGTTTCTTGGATAATAAATGGACTGTCCCATGTACAGGGTGTCAGTATGTCTAAACTGGGGAAGAAAAATGCCCTGACTGAATTCTCTTGAAACTAGATGGATCACAAATGAGTGTTTCATAAGTACCTGAGCTAGTGAAGTTTTTTTCTGAACATGTAAAATTGCGCAAGTAAAGAAACGTGTTCAGGTTCGgttaagaaaggaaaaggacagaagtCTTGGATTATGTTGTAAACATTTTCATTCAGTGCCAGAGAAGAATACTCTAGGCCAAATACAACAGGTATTTCTAGGCCAAAAGGAttgctgaaaataattttcaagttgAAAGACCTAGTTTTATCttaatttgctttctttgtgcagaCTTGCCAAGTGGTACAGACTTAGCAATACATTGGTATAAGCAATTACTCCCATCAGTGCTCAGTTTAGTAAGTATTTCTGCCCTGCCTGCAAGCCCCAGGCACTTTTCACTGCTCAAAATTGGGTGCTGCTTTATATAAACCTTACATTTACAGAGTGTGCCTACAAGCAGTTGCCTACTCTGCACCCACCAGAAGCTCTTTGATTCATGCCAACCTGAAAACTCTACAGTTTGTAAATGTTTTGGTTAATTTATTGTCTCATTTAgactatttttattatgtatttatcgtcttcatttttttttgataatGTGTAATATCTATTCTTGTCACCTTTTGGGGAAATGCTGCATTTCTGGAGGTGGTAAGACAGGGAGAGAGCattggaaagagaaaagcaacaatttttaaatgttctttgttaAGTTCATGATTGCGTATGATCCCAAATAGAGATGAATATATGCAATGGGATGTACATAGATTATTTTTGTTCATGCCTAGACTAGTGCTACATAatggtgtttttttattttgtttcatgacAAAATAATCTCTTAAATACATTGAAATTGAGCACATGAGATTTATGTTTGAAAGAAAGACACAGCATGTATTATGCACTTCATTTCTCTGCTGTGTGGAGAAAGCAATAAACATGAGAATGTTAAACATTATGCAAgttatacttttaaatatttgtttgaaattACTGTACCTAGCCTTTTTTTGCATTACTTTGTAACCTCTTTCTATGCAAAAGTATACGTATCACTAATTAAATGAAATCCTTTTTTGACTATTTTTATGCGGGTGAGTTGCTTTACAGAATGGCAAATTGACAGGAATGTCAAGCAAGGCCTTCCTTCACTGACAAATTTAAGccatggcttttctttttctctttcaaaaatcacttgatATAACTCACAGCTTTCTTGAAAATAACATTTATCTGAGCTTGTAAATCAACTAAGCATAGCCAGGTATGACATTTGGAGGCAGGAAGTGatcagtttcttctgccttttattcttaaCCATGATTCTAGGAAAAGTGCAAATACATGCACTCCAAATAATAGTATACTGAACATAGAATAAGCTAGAATGTGTCATACAGTTTGCAATTCAAAAACACCTGTAGAGTGTTTTTAAAACATCACATACATACATGATAGGTGTATGCTTGCTTCCTGATGATAAATCCTCTAGCTACCTCAATGAAAATTTCTTTTGATGCTGTAGAAATTATGCAGATACTCCTCCTTCATCAATGAAGCTTAAAAgattttctgagttcttgaacCTACTGGGCCAAACGTGAAGAGAAGAATGTTTTTATTAAGCATATCACTTATGCTCAAAGTTAAAGGATAAACTGGGAAGcttcttatttttgaaaaatgaattatatagtttaatttcttctgtctgtaagtaggttaaaaaaaatgagcaaaaccaAATCACTTTGTTTCTCCTGTCTATAAGCTTTGTGGTTATAGCTTCCATTAGCTCTGATACAATTAGGTAACAAATAGGAAAATAGATTTGGTAGTATTTGAAGTTTGCTTTTCAGTTATAATTTGTATACAACAggcatagaaataatttttattttaaaatcatcttgGCCTAACAGTTGATTCTGTGCATATTGTCAGTGTTCAAAgaacttaatttccttttttggaatGTAAACTGTTAAGAGATCAGAATTTTAGAggggttttatgtattttaagataaatattattcctttttcctttcctccttttctgattctttctgtgtttttcttacttttttccttcCCAGTTAAATAGAGGTTGTTATTTTTCAACGTAATtgattaaaatatttgcaaaccaactTGTCACATAATTGCTAAGGGTTGTCAGAGTTCCTAGAGATAATCATTCTCAGTAAAGGACTGAAAAGTCATTTCAAGTTAATTGGTCCTTGTTCAATGTTTCACATCATCAGCTTTTAACATCACATTTCACagtgttaaaaaaacaaagttaaactaagtaaaatgaaaacatcaaattGACTTCATTCAGTGATTCACAAGTCAGGCggcatcccatctagcaaataGCAAGTTACTGTGAGAAGTTACACAAAATGGAAGGCCTTTATAGGTGGAAGGGGgcagaaaaaagacatttctaaCAAAAAGTAGATTGCTTCAAGCCAGGTCACCTTCCTTTGGGGGAAGAGTAGGGGCCAGCCAGGTAGATTACCTCATGAGTGCTGACCAGGTAATTCTAGGTTGACTGGTTAAAGGTCACGTGCCTGGGAGAAGCTGAAATTACTATTAGGTTACCTGTTAAAtcttggtttgctgatgtggGGCTTAGCACAAGGGACTTCATTTTGGGCCTGTTGCTTCTTTTGAACCAGTTTCTATTAAGTTTACCACTGAGTTTTCCATCTCTGATCCATTGTTTCATAGAAGTGTTGTTCCACTTTTAAGTGTAACAATTTTCATGTTTGCTACTGAAATAAAAAACTCTTACGGCTCGAGGGAGAAGAACTTTTTAGGGTTTGATTTTCTGCGGACTTTTATTTGTAAGAAAGGTAGTCCCAAAATTAATTCAAAGGGTTTTTGgtggaataaaaggaaaaaggggaCATTTTTAGACATTTGGTTTTCCCCAAATGTTAAAAGCTGTATGTATGCATTGTGTTAGAAATGATTAAAGAAGACAACGTAGGTGATACAAACTTTTTTTAACACTTCATGAAAAGTGGGCAATCTCCTTGTAGAGAACTACAAAATGAGGGTGAAAGGCAGGAAGCTTTTATAGgctaaagaataaagaacaaggaagagaaaaaaatagaaaatatctgatTGGCTGGGGCCACAAAGGAATACTTGTTTGGCATAAGAAGGCCCAGAGTTGGCTTGGCATTAGGGATTGGCTGACTGGATATACTGTTTCTGGGCAAGTGGAGCCTTTATAGGGATGTGAAAATTATCTAAGGTTCTGTTTGCAGATAGGGCACCCTGAGGAGGAACAACTCCATCTTGGCCTAGAAATTCATATCAGCACTAAACAGAACACAATTTTGTATTTTCAAGAAGTTTTTATTGAATAACTATtgtgtgcccagcacagtgctgtATATGTCAGGTTTCAAATGGTGTGTAGTTACACGTGTAAATGTGATCTTACAACTGGCAGGCATAGGTATGACTGCCACCCTTGCTGTTCATAGGGTCCCTCAAAAGGAGGAGGTGCCCAGAGAGTGAGGAAAGCGTTTCTGGGACTGGCTGGGCATGATTCTTGCTCTCCTTGGGATCTTTTGCTATCCAATATATATGATATTTCCTATCACATTTGAAGAAACATCAGGGGCATTTAAAGTGATGTTGAAACATAAAAAGTCCAAATGTTAACTAAAGTGATAGCTCTAACGATGTAAATGTACATGTGTGTTACCAATCTCAATG contains the following coding sequences:
- the HEY2 gene encoding hairy/enhancer-of-split related with YRPW motif protein 2 isoform X1; the encoded protein is MKRPCEETTSESDMDETIDVGSENNYSGQSTSSVIRSNSPTTASQIMARKKRRGIIEKRRRDRINNSLSELRRLVPTAFEKQGSAKLEKAEILQMTVDHLKMLQATGGKGYFDAHALAMDFMSIGFRECLTEVARYLSSVEGLDSSDPLRVRLVSHLSTCASQREAAAMTSSLAHHHHPLHPHHWAAAFHHLPAALLQPNGLHASESVPCRLSTTSEVPPAHGSTLLTATFAHTDSALRMPSTGSVTPCVPPLSTSLLSLSATVHAAAAAATAAAHSFPLSFAGAFPMLPPSAAAAVAAATAISPPLSVSATSSPQQTSSGTNSKPYRPWGTEVGAF
- the HEY2 gene encoding hairy/enhancer-of-split related with YRPW motif protein 2 isoform X3, whose amino-acid sequence is MSRQSTSSVIRSNSPTTASQIMARKKRRGIIEKRRRDRINNSLSELRRLVPTAFEKQGSAKLEKAEILQMTVDHLKMLQATGGKGYFDAHALAMDFMSIGFRECLTEVARYLSSVEGLDSSDPLRVRLVSHLSTCASQREAAAMTSSLAHHHHPLHPHHWAAAFHHLPAALLQPNGLHASESVPCRLSTTSEVPPAHGSTLLTATFAHTDSALRMPSTGSVTPCVPPLSTSLLSLSATVHAAAAAATAAAHSFPLSFAGAFPMLPPSAAAAVAAATAISPPLSVSATSSPQQTSSGTNSKPYRPWGTEVGAF
- the HEY2 gene encoding hairy/enhancer-of-split related with YRPW motif protein 2 isoform X2, whose protein sequence is MKRPCEETTSESDMDETIDVGSENNYSGQSTSSVIRSNSPTTASQIMARKKRRGGSAKLEKAEILQMTVDHLKMLQATGGKGYFDAHALAMDFMSIGFRECLTEVARYLSSVEGLDSSDPLRVRLVSHLSTCASQREAAAMTSSLAHHHHPLHPHHWAAAFHHLPAALLQPNGLHASESVPCRLSTTSEVPPAHGSTLLTATFAHTDSALRMPSTGSVTPCVPPLSTSLLSLSATVHAAAAAATAAAHSFPLSFAGAFPMLPPSAAAAVAAATAISPPLSVSATSSPQQTSSGTNSKPYRPWGTEVGAF
- the HEY2 gene encoding hairy/enhancer-of-split related with YRPW motif protein 2 isoform X4, with translation MSRQSTSSVIRSNSPTTASQIMARKKRRGGSAKLEKAEILQMTVDHLKMLQATGGKGYFDAHALAMDFMSIGFRECLTEVARYLSSVEGLDSSDPLRVRLVSHLSTCASQREAAAMTSSLAHHHHPLHPHHWAAAFHHLPAALLQPNGLHASESVPCRLSTTSEVPPAHGSTLLTATFAHTDSALRMPSTGSVTPCVPPLSTSLLSLSATVHAAAAAATAAAHSFPLSFAGAFPMLPPSAAAAVAAATAISPPLSVSATSSPQQTSSGTNSKPYRPWGTEVGAF